The Paenibacillus beijingensis nucleotide sequence GGTTATGGCGGCGGGCTACGACGATCTGAAGCTGACGGTGGAACGGTCGGCCGTCCTCGTTGCGCTTGTGACCGGGGCGCAGAAAGAGGAGTTCAAGTCTGTTGTGGACGCTTTTACCCGGGTTGCCAATTTGGCTGCCAAGTCGGAAGGCGGCGACGCCGATCCTGCCAAGTTCGAAGCCGAGGCCGAGCACCTGCTGTATGACGCCTGGAGCGAAGTCCATTCCGCTTTCGCTGCGGCGCTTGCGGCAGGCGACGTAGCGGGTGCGCTCGCAAAGCTGGCAACGCTGAAGGAGCCGATTAACGGCTACTTCGACGCCGTAATGGTCATGGCGCCCGAGGAGGCGGTGCGGCGCAACCGTCTGGCGACGCTTAGTCTGATTGCCGGCGATGTCGCCGCAATCGCGGATTTCTCCAAGCTGGTTTGGTAAAAACTGTGAAAGGGGAAATAATATGAACGGAGCGGAAAGTACGGACGTCATCATCTATGTCGTGTCGGACTCCGCCGGCGATACCGGAGATCTCGTGGTCCGCGCGGCGGTCGCGCAGTTTCATCCCATTCACGCCAAAATACGCAGAGCCCCATTCGTTGCCGATGAATCGGCTTTGGTACGGGTGATCGAGATGGCCAAAGCCAGCGGGGCGATTATTTTGTACACGCTCGTCATTCCGCATTTGCGGGAGGCGATGAACCGGCTTGCTGCGGGAAGCAATGTGGTTGCGATCGATCTGCTCGGTCCGCTGGTGGAGAGTCTGGAAAATAAGACGGGCCGTCAGTCCCGGCATGAGCCGGGACTTAACCACGTGCTGGACGAAGATTATTTCCGCAAAGTTGAAGCCGTGGAATTCGCGGTCAAATATGACGACGCCCGGGATACGACCGGAGTGAAAAAGGCGGACATCGTACTGGTAGGCGTATCGCGCACGTCCAAGACGCCGCTGTCGATGTATCTGGCCCATAAAAAATTTAAAGTCGCGAACGTGCCGCTCGTTCCCGAGCTTAAACCGCCGGACGAGCTGTTCGTGATTCCGAAGGAACGGGTCGTAGGGTTAACCATCGGCGTTCATTATTTGAATATTATCCGCAAAGAGCGCTTGAAAGCGCTCGGTTTGCCCGACAGCGCCTCGTACGCAACGGCGGAGAGGATCGAACGGGAGCTGGCGTATGCGGATGAGATAATGAAGCGGATCGGCTGCTTTGTCGTCGACGTATCCCATCGTGCGGTCGAGGAAACCGCCAGTTTGATCCTGGAATACGTCCGGGGTAACTAATTTTTGCGGCACCTGAAAAAACGGGAACAAATGTTTTGTTGTGAAGCAGGAATTACGCGGTATGCGACGTATATACAATAGTACGGAGCGAATCGGGAGATTCCGGCTCTCCTTCGCCCAGAAACGGGGTTTCCTTATGATCGGGTCAAACGAATGTCTCCAGATTGTCGTGGACGGCGACGCATGTCCGGTGAAGCGCGAAATTATCGGAACGGCCCGAAAGTTCGATGTTCCCGTCCTGCTGGTCGCCTCATACGACCATCGTCTTGAGCCTGAAGAAGGGGTCCGGGTCGTACAGGTCGACCGGAGCAGCGAATCGGTTGATTTGTACATTGTGAACCATATCGCTAGAGGGGACATCGTCATTACCCAGGACTTCGGTCTTGCGACGATGGCGCTGGCCAAAGGAGCGGTTACCCTGTCGAACCGGGGCCAGCGCTATGATGACGATAACATCGGTTTTTTGATGGAACGCAGGCACCAGCAGGCCAAACTGCGCCGGGGCGGAGGCCGGTCAAAGGGCCCGCGCCCCATGACGGACGAGGATCGTACGCGGTTTCAACAAAAGTTGACAAAAGTTTTACAGGATAGCAGGAAAACTGAAGACGGTATCGAATAGTAATACGTGCTATTTCAAGAAGGTGATGAACGAATGGCGTATGGCAAAATACCTGAAACCGCAATCGAGTCGGTGCGGCTGCATCACGAGATCGTGGATACGGTCGGGAAATACGTTCATCTTACCAAGAACGGCAAATATATGAAGGGGCTATGTCCGTTTCATTCCGAGAAAACACCGTCGTTTACCGTTACGCCGGAGCTGCAGATTTTTCACTGCTACGGCTGCGGCAAAGGCGGCGACGTCATTCGTTTCGTTGCGGAAATGGAAGGTTATTCGTTTCCGGAAGCGGTGCGGGTTATGGCGGAAGAAGCGGGCATTCCGGTCACCTGGGAGAGCGGACCGGGCGCCGGAAATCCCCAGGACACGACGCGGCTGAAGCAGTACGAAGGGCACGAGCTCGCCGCCAAGCTGTATCATTATCTGCTGAACAATACGACGCACGGCCAGACGGCCAAATCGTATTTACGTTCCCGGGGCATGAGCGACCGGCTGATCGACGAATTTTCGATCGGATTTGCCCCGGACAGCTGGGATACGCTCACGCGGTTCCTTCAGTCGCGGGAGTTCGACCTTGAGCTGATGGAGAAGGGCGGACTGCTCTCGGCGAAAAACGACGGCTCCGGTTATGTCGACCGTTTCCGCAACCGCATCATGTTTCCGATTCGCAACCGCGAAGGCAAGGTGTGCGGATTCGGCGGCAGGGTGATGGACGACAGCCAGCCGAAATACTTGAACTCGCCGGAGTCTTCGCTGTTCGCCAAAAGCCGCATTTTTTACAACTTTCACGCATCGAGGCCGGTCATCCGCAAAACCCGAAGGGCAGTTCTGTTCGAAGGGTATATGGACGTGATCAAAGCTTGGAGCGCGGGCGTGAAGAACGGGCTGGCCACGATGGGCACGGCGCTGACGGAAGAGCATGCCGCCATATTGCAGCGGCACATCGATGAAGCGGTCTTTTGCTACGACGGCGACGACGCGGGGCAAGCGGCCATTTTGAAATCGATCCCGATTTTGGAGAAAGCGGGCCTTAAAGTGTCGGTGGCGATGCTTCCGAAAGGAATGGACCCCGACGAGTGCATTACGAAGCTCGGGCCGGAGAGGTTCATCCGGGAAACGATGGAGCACCCGGTGTCGGCAACGAAATTTAAACTACTATATTTGCGAAAAGACCATACACTCTTAGGAGAAGAAAACCGAAAAAATTATGTGATGGATGCGCTTGGCATCGTCGCTCAGCTGGAGTCTTCAACCGAGCGTGAGGTTTATTTGAAAGAATTGTCCCGGGAATTTGAAATATCGCTGGAGTCGCTGAAAGCGGACTGTCACAGGCTTGTGACGGAGCAGCAAAAAAAGAAGCCGTCCGGGGATAATAACGACAATTCGTGGAATAATGGTAGGAATGAAAAACGGCGTTCGTTCGCTGCACCTGCGCTCCTGCCCGCTTATCATCATGCGGAACGGCGTCTGCTATCGGCCATGATGCGCGACGCCGAAGCGGCACGGACGATTTATGAGCATCTGGGAGAAGATTTTAATGTCGAGGATCATGCGGCGCTTGCCGCCTATTTATACGCTTATTATGCGCAAGGCCTCGATCCGGATGTGAGCCGGTTTATCGCAACGCTGCAGGACGACCGGCTGGAGAGGACGGCAACTTCCATTCTGATGAATGATGATCATTCTCCGTTCGATGAGAAGCTTCTTTTCGAGTACATCAGAGAAGTGCGGAAAGTGCCGCGGCTGAAGGAGCTCGAACGCAAGAAGGAAGAGCTGTCCAGAGCGGAACGCTCCGGCGACACCATGCAGGCGGTGCAAATTGGAATTGAGATTATTGCCCTAGAAAAGCAGCTTAAAGAACGGCAGGATGAACGTTTCTAGGGAGGAGGGAGTCGGAGTATGGCGAATGATCAGCATACTGAACTAGATACCGAACAAAAGTTGGAGCTTGTCAAAGAGCAGCTAGTCGAACAGGGGAAGAAGAGGTCGTCCCTGTCTTATAAAGAGATCATGGACAAACTGGCGCCATTCGATCAAGACCCCGAGCAGATTGACGAGTTCTTCGAACAGCTTGACGATTTGGGTATTGAAGTAACGAACGAACGCGACGACGATCTGCCGAACATGGGCGGAGACCGTGAACGCGAGCACGATGAGTTCAATTTCGACGATGACCTGGCTCTGCCGCCGGGAATTAAAATCAACGACCCTGTCCGGATGTACTTGAAAGAAATCGGGAGGGTGCCGCTTCTTTCTGCGGATGATGAAGTGGAGCTGGCCAAACGGATTGAGAAAGGCGACGAGGAAGCGAAGCGCCGTCTTGCCGAAGCGAACCTTCGTCTCGTTGTCAGCATTGCCAAACGTTACGTCGGCCGGGGAATGCTGTTCCTGGATTTGATCCAGGAAGGAAATATGGGCCTGATCAAGGCGGTTGAGAAATTCGACCATACGAAAGGCTATAAGTTCAGTACGTATGCGACATGGTGGATCCGTCAGGCGATTACGCGCGCAATCGCAGACCAGGCCAGAACGATCCGGATTCCGGTTCATATGGTTGAAACGATCAACAAGCTGATCCGCGTCTCGCGTCAGCTGCTGCAGGAACTCGGACGCGAACCTACGCCGGAAGAAATTGCCGCCGAGATGGAGCTGAGCACCGATAAAGTCCGTGAAATTATGAAAATTGCTCAGGAGCCGGTTTCGCTTGAAACGCCGATCGGGGAAGAAGACGATTCGCATCTGGGTGATTTTATTGAAGATCAGGAGGCGCTTGCGCCTGCGGATGCGGCGGCTTACGAGCTTTTGAAGGAACAGCTTGAAGATGTGCTCGACACGCTGACCGAGCGGGAAGAAAACGTGCTTCGTCTTCGTTTCGGACTTGACGACGGACGTACGCGCACATTGGAAGAAGTGGGCAAAGTATTCGGCGTTACCCGTGAGCGGATTCGCCAGATCGAAGCCAAGGCGCTTCGCAAGCTTCGTCACCCGAGCCGCAGCAAGCGGTTGAAAGATTTTCTCGAATAAAGGCCATTCCGACCTCTCTGCCTGGCAGCGGGGTCTTTTTGTTGCCCGCAGCGCACCCGGTGACCGTCAAACCTCTTCAATTCCGCGGTTCGTTTGTCGATAGTAACAATAAAGAAGGATTGGACCAGCGATCATTTCTAAGATCGAATGAACGAAAGGAAAGCGGATATGGACGGAGATCGCCGAAAAACGATTGTGAAGGAAATCGACCATTGGCAGCGCAGCAGACTGCTTCCGGATCAATACTGCGAATTTCTTCGAAATCTTTATCTTGAAGCTGCGGAAGAGAGAACTCCCGCTTCTCTGACAGGTAAAGCTGTAAGGGCTGCCGGAGGTGCTTCAGGCAAACAATGGCTTCTTACATTTGGATTATTTTCCTTCATTTGTTTTATTGCTCTTCATTTTAACGTTTTTCATCCGGCTTTGCAAATTGCAATCGTTGCTTCAGGATCGGCGGTGTTGCTTTTATTCGGGCAGCGGACGAGAAGACGAAGCGAGACGTCCGGACTGATCTGGATCGGGCTCGGGATGCTGCTGCTGATCGGCGGCGGCTTGTACATGCTGCGGCTGCACGGCATTGAATCTTGGGTACCGAAAGCGGTTCTCCTTGCCGGCTGCGCGCTGTTGTGGATCGTATTCGGGCTTGCGGCGCGCATACCGCTTCTTCATCTGTGCGGCTGGATTGCCGCTGTGCTGCTGTATGCGCTTGTGTTGCACCGGCGAGATGTAACGCTCCGGATATATGAAATTGAGCTCATCTGGCTTCCATGCGCCGGCGTATTCGGATGGCTGGGCTGGTTCATTCACCGCTGGTCCAAGCAGGCGGCAGCCGTGCTGCTGGCGACGGCGCTGCTCCTTTTTTTCATGCCGGAACTGTACATTGCCGCATTCATCGACGATTGGATTTGGCTGCAAGTGCAGTTTATTGGTAAAATAGCTTTCGGCGGGGTGCTTTTATTTG carries:
- a CDS encoding pyruvate, water dikinase regulatory protein, which translates into the protein MNGAESTDVIIYVVSDSAGDTGDLVVRAAVAQFHPIHAKIRRAPFVADESALVRVIEMAKASGAIILYTLVIPHLREAMNRLAAGSNVVAIDLLGPLVESLENKTGRQSRHEPGLNHVLDEDYFRKVEAVEFAVKYDDARDTTGVKKADIVLVGVSRTSKTPLSMYLAHKKFKVANVPLVPELKPPDELFVIPKERVVGLTIGVHYLNIIRKERLKALGLPDSASYATAERIERELAYADEIMKRIGCFVVDVSHRAVEETASLILEYVRGN
- a CDS encoding YaiI/YqxD family protein, with protein sequence MIGSNECLQIVVDGDACPVKREIIGTARKFDVPVLLVASYDHRLEPEEGVRVVQVDRSSESVDLYIVNHIARGDIVITQDFGLATMALAKGAVTLSNRGQRYDDDNIGFLMERRHQQAKLRRGGGRSKGPRPMTDEDRTRFQQKLTKVLQDSRKTEDGIE
- the dnaG gene encoding DNA primase, with product MAYGKIPETAIESVRLHHEIVDTVGKYVHLTKNGKYMKGLCPFHSEKTPSFTVTPELQIFHCYGCGKGGDVIRFVAEMEGYSFPEAVRVMAEEAGIPVTWESGPGAGNPQDTTRLKQYEGHELAAKLYHYLLNNTTHGQTAKSYLRSRGMSDRLIDEFSIGFAPDSWDTLTRFLQSREFDLELMEKGGLLSAKNDGSGYVDRFRNRIMFPIRNREGKVCGFGGRVMDDSQPKYLNSPESSLFAKSRIFYNFHASRPVIRKTRRAVLFEGYMDVIKAWSAGVKNGLATMGTALTEEHAAILQRHIDEAVFCYDGDDAGQAAILKSIPILEKAGLKVSVAMLPKGMDPDECITKLGPERFIRETMEHPVSATKFKLLYLRKDHTLLGEENRKNYVMDALGIVAQLESSTEREVYLKELSREFEISLESLKADCHRLVTEQQKKKPSGDNNDNSWNNGRNEKRRSFAAPALLPAYHHAERRLLSAMMRDAEAARTIYEHLGEDFNVEDHAALAAYLYAYYAQGLDPDVSRFIATLQDDRLERTATSILMNDDHSPFDEKLLFEYIREVRKVPRLKELERKKEELSRAERSGDTMQAVQIGIEIIALEKQLKERQDERF
- the rpoD gene encoding RNA polymerase sigma factor RpoD produces the protein MANDQHTELDTEQKLELVKEQLVEQGKKRSSLSYKEIMDKLAPFDQDPEQIDEFFEQLDDLGIEVTNERDDDLPNMGGDREREHDEFNFDDDLALPPGIKINDPVRMYLKEIGRVPLLSADDEVELAKRIEKGDEEAKRRLAEANLRLVVSIAKRYVGRGMLFLDLIQEGNMGLIKAVEKFDHTKGYKFSTYATWWIRQAITRAIADQARTIRIPVHMVETINKLIRVSRQLLQELGREPTPEEIAAEMELSTDKVREIMKIAQEPVSLETPIGEEDDSHLGDFIEDQEALAPADAAAYELLKEQLEDVLDTLTEREENVLRLRFGLDDGRTRTLEEVGKVFGVTRERIRQIEAKALRKLRHPSRSKRLKDFLE